In Alteribacter keqinensis, the sequence GGTCCTATAAGGAATCGTTGGCGCAGGCGGAATAGGGTGGGAGCTGGTCAGAGCCTCCCGTATGATGGCATACGACCAGATGCTCGGGGTCACTTTGGTAATCTTTGCGATTGTTCTCGGGGCAGAAATGTTCACGAGGTTTCTTAAAACGTGGTCGGAGTGTGGTACAGCTAAAGCGTATTCGAAAGACTGATAGATTTGTTAGAAAGGCTCGCATCCCCCTTTGCGAGCCTTTTATTGTGGTTGAGTCTATGAAACTTTGGGAGAATGTCCTACGGATTCGACAAATTCCGGGTAGTGACAGGCACCGAGCCAAGCGCAGGCACCGCACCAACCGAGCCAAGTGCCTCCCGCACACGCTGGGTGGCCTCAACCATATTCTTAAGTGAAGGAACGGTTTCATCGATGCCTCTCGTTTTCAGGCCGCAGTCCGGATTGACCCAGAACTGCTGCGGGTGGAGGACCTGGAGGGCCCGGCGGATGCTCGTTTCCATTTCTTCGGTGCTTGGTACACGCGGGCTGTGAATGTCGTAAACCCCGAGGCCGATGCCTTTGTCGTACGATGCCTTTTCGAAGTCCGCGATTAATTCACCGTGGCTTCGCGCTGTTTCAATAGAAATAACATCAGCATCCAGCTGTTTAATTGAATCAATGATTTCCCCGAACTCCGAATAGCACATATGCGTATGGACCTGGGTTTCTTTTTTCACTGTGCAGGTGGCAAGTTTGAACGCATAGATGGCTTCCTGGAGGTATTGTTGTTTCTTTGCGTCTTTAAGGGGCAGTCCTTCACGTAAAGCAGGCTCATCTACCTGGATCATGCCGATGCCGTTTTTCTCCAGATGGCTGATTTCGTTTTGCAATGCTAAAGCGAGCTGCTTTGTCACTTCGAATGCACGGATGTCCTCACGGGGGAAAGACCATTTATAAATGGTAACGGGTCCGGTGAGCATGCCTTTGACCGGCTTGTCAGTGAGTGACTGGGCATAGGTGATGTCTTTTGTTGTCATCGGCTCCGGTAAAGCCACATCTCCGTAAATGATCGGTGGTTTTACACTCCGTGAGCCGTAGGATTGCACCCATCCGTATTTGGTAAAAGCAAACCCGTCAAGTTTTTCCCCGAAGTATTCAACCATGTCATTTCGTTCAAATTCACCGTGAACGAGTACGTCGAGGCCAATCCACTCCTGTACCTCAATCCATTCCGCTACTTTTTTCTGAATGAAGGCGTCGTACGCCGCTGTTGACCATTCACCATGGCGGTAACGGGACCGGGCCTGGCGGATTTCTGTAGTTTGAGGCAGACTTCCGATTGTTGTTGTAGGCAGCACCGGAAGCTTGAAGATGTCTTGGTGCAATGCCTGCCTGGCGGTAAAAGAAAAGTCCCGTGCCGGTTCTTTTCCTTCCCATTCACTCACCTCATTTTGCACATGCGGTTTCGTCCGCGATG encodes:
- the metE gene encoding 5-methyltetrahydropteroyltriglutamate--homocysteine S-methyltransferase, whose translation is MKKTRSSTIGYPRIGEKREWKEALEAFWSKSITEEDLLRKMEALRLNDLQKQKNLGIDLIPVGDFSFYDHVLDTAVMFGLIPRRFRSDETPLLQTYFDIARGNKEAVASEMTKWFNTNYHYIVPEFDQNTAPVLKENRPLTYFLEAKNKLGITGKPVLLGPVTLLKLSKGYKQEEFGPLLKTLVPLYQQVLKELDEAGAEWVQLDEPVLSTDLTKTEIGHVKDVYEQLHSPAANLKLLVQTYFESVSDYEAIISLPVDGIGLDFVHDDGANLDALKKYGFPADKTLAAGVVNGRNVWGSDLEEKWGLLEAIRGIVSDNRLIVQPSCSLLHVPVTVKTEDHLEPELKGALAFADQKIDEITLLTKGINEGRPSIEDEIKTREETLQIFRQSPSRTKPHVQNEVSEWEGKEPARDFSFTARQALHQDIFKLPVLPTTTIGSLPQTTEIRQARSRYRHGEWSTAAYDAFIQKKVAEWIEVQEWIGLDVLVHGEFERNDMVEYFGEKLDGFAFTKYGWVQSYGSRSVKPPIIYGDVALPEPMTTKDITYAQSLTDKPVKGMLTGPVTIYKWSFPREDIRAFEVTKQLALALQNEISHLEKNGIGMIQVDEPALREGLPLKDAKKQQYLQEAIYAFKLATCTVKKETQVHTHMCYSEFGEIIDSIKQLDADVISIETARSHGELIADFEKASYDKGIGLGVYDIHSPRVPSTEEMETSIRRALQVLHPQQFWVNPDCGLKTRGIDETVPSLKNMVEATQRVREALGSVGAVPALGSVPVTTRNLSNP